From a region of the Mauremys mutica isolate MM-2020 ecotype Southern chromosome 12, ASM2049712v1, whole genome shotgun sequence genome:
- the SOCS3 gene encoding suppressor of cytokine signaling 3 produces the protein MVTHSKFPAAGMSRPLDTSLRLKTFSSKSEYQLVVNAVRKLQESGFYWSAVTGGEANLLLSTEPAGTFLIRDSSDQRHFFTLSVKTESGTKNLRIQCEGGSFSLQSDPRSSQPVPRFDCVLKLVHHYMPPSPCPLPEQPGGTPHPKRAYYIYSGGEKIPLVLSRPLSSNVSSLQHLCRKTVNGHLDSYEKMTQLPGPIKEFLDQYDAPL, from the coding sequence ATGGTCACGCACAGCAAGTTCCCCGCTGCTGGGATGAGCCGCCCGCTGGACACCAGCCTGCGCCTCAAGACCTTCAGCTCCAAGAGCGAGTACCAGCTGGTGGTGAACGCGGTGCGCAAGCTGCAGGAAAGTGGCTTCTACTGGAGCGCAGTAACAGGCGGCGAGGCCAACCTGCTGCTGAGCACAGAGCCGGCTGGCACCTTCCTCATCAGAGACAGCTCCGACCAGCGGCACTTCTTCACCCTCAGCGTCAAGACTGAGTCGGGCACCAAGAACCTGCGCATCCAGTGTGAGGGCGGCAGCTTCTCTCTGCAGAGCGACCCCCGCAGCAGCCAGCCCGTGCCCCGCTTCGACTGCGTCCTCAAGCTGGTGCATCACTACATGCCTCCTTCCCCGTGCCCCCTCCCCGAGCAGCCCGGGGGGACCCCCCACCCGAAGCGTGCCTACTACATCTACTCTGGGGGTGAGAAAATCCCGCTGGTGCTCAGCCGCCCGCTCTCCTCCAACGTGTCCAGCCTGCAGCACCTCTGCCGCAAGACGGTCAATGGGCACTTGGACTCTTACGAGAAGATGACTCAACTGCCAGGCCCCATCAAGGAGTTCCTGGACCAGTATGATGCCCCCCTCTAA